Proteins co-encoded in one Marinomonas sp. IMCC 4694 genomic window:
- a CDS encoding Fic family protein — translation MAYQPPFIITTDILNLVAQISQQVGELSASQLNASPQLRKQNRIKTITGTLAIEGNTLTEEQVTAIVEGQPVLGSVRELAEVKGAIAAYDALPTFTPSAIDDLLTAHGFMLSDILVNAGECRSKGVGIHKGGVVHHVAPPAHQVSGLMADLIQWLKQTKDHPLIASCVFHYEFECIHPFAEGNGRMGRLWQTLILSKWHPLFLSLPLESVIKDHQQAYYHALEQADNQADSTPFIHFMLSVIQQTLAQNASVNAPQKEGQNAPVNALLNLTGLKTPEAILALLTSTPELTRQQLADTLNKDVRTIGRAISKLQKAGKLTRIGSDKTGHWQVTE, via the coding sequence ATGGCTTATCAACCGCCGTTTATCATCACCACAGATATTTTAAATCTGGTGGCACAAATCAGCCAGCAGGTCGGTGAATTAAGCGCCAGCCAGCTCAATGCTTCACCGCAACTGCGCAAACAAAACCGCATTAAAACCATTACCGGCACGCTTGCCATTGAAGGCAATACCTTAACCGAAGAGCAAGTCACTGCCATTGTTGAGGGTCAGCCTGTGCTGGGCAGCGTGCGCGAGCTCGCCGAGGTAAAAGGCGCGATTGCCGCTTACGATGCACTGCCTACTTTCACTCCTAGCGCCATTGACGATTTACTCACGGCTCACGGTTTCATGCTGTCAGATATTCTCGTGAATGCGGGTGAATGTCGCAGTAAAGGCGTGGGTATCCACAAAGGCGGTGTGGTGCACCACGTTGCGCCGCCTGCCCATCAAGTATCCGGTTTAATGGCGGATTTAATTCAATGGCTCAAACAAACAAAAGACCACCCATTGATCGCCAGCTGTGTATTTCATTACGAATTTGAGTGTATTCACCCGTTTGCAGAGGGTAACGGTCGTATGGGGCGGTTATGGCAAACGCTGATTTTGTCCAAGTGGCATCCGCTGTTTTTATCCTTGCCGCTAGAAAGTGTGATTAAAGACCATCAGCAAGCGTATTATCACGCCCTAGAGCAGGCGGATAACCAAGCGGATAGCACGCCGTTTATTCATTTTATGCTGTCGGTTATTCAGCAAACACTTGCGCAAAATGCCTCTGTAAACGCCCCTCAAAAAGAAGGCCAAAATGCCCCTGTAAATGCTCTTCTGAATTTAACGGGCCTTAAAACGCCTGAGGCTATTTTAGCCTTGCTGACTAGCACGCCCGAGCTGACTCGACAACAACTCGCTGATACTTTGAATAAAGACGTGAGAACCATTGGCCGTGCCATTAGCAAGCTGCAAAAAGCAGGTAAATTAACCCGAATAGGCTCAGATAAAACCGGCCATTGGCAAGTCACTGAATAA
- a CDS encoding type I restriction-modification system subunit M — MTSLQQRADLQRQIWAIANDVRGSVDGWDFKQYVLGTLFYRFISENFEAYITGGDDSVDYAAMSDTDENIQFAKDDAIKTKGYFLFPSQLFSNVATNAHKNENVNTDLAAIFAAIENSANGYDSEKDIKGLFADFDTTSNRLGNTVEAKNKRLAAVLKGVAGLSITQFEENENDLFGDAYEFLISNYAANAGKSGGEFFTPQHVSKLIAQLAMHGQTSVNKIYDPAAGSGSLLLQAKKHFDAHIIEEGFFGQELNHTTYNLARMNMFLHNINYDKFNMQLGDTLIEPHFLDDKPFDAIVSNPPYSVKWIGSDDPTLINDDRFAPAGVLAPKSKADFAFVLHALNYLSSKGRAAIVCFPGIFYRGGAEQKIRQYLIDNNYVETVISLAPNLFFGTTIAVTILVLSKHKPDTTTQFIDASGLFKKETNNNTLTNEHIEQIIQIFASKDNVEYLAKSVDLDAIAANDYNLSVSSYVEAKDTREVTNITELNRDLKTTVGKIDQLRTDIDRIVNEIEGV, encoded by the coding sequence ATGACAAGTTTACAACAACGTGCCGACCTTCAACGCCAAATATGGGCCATTGCCAACGACGTTCGAGGCTCCGTAGATGGCTGGGATTTTAAGCAATATGTACTGGGTACGCTGTTCTACCGTTTTATCAGCGAAAACTTTGAGGCGTACATCACTGGCGGCGATGACAGCGTTGATTATGCGGCCATGTCTGACACGGATGAAAACATCCAGTTTGCTAAAGACGATGCCATTAAAACCAAGGGCTACTTTTTGTTTCCGAGCCAGCTGTTTAGCAATGTGGCGACCAATGCGCACAAGAACGAAAATGTAAATACCGACTTAGCCGCTATTTTTGCGGCGATTGAAAATTCCGCCAATGGCTACGATTCAGAAAAAGACATCAAAGGCTTGTTTGCGGACTTTGATACCACCAGTAATCGACTGGGCAACACGGTAGAGGCCAAAAACAAACGCCTTGCCGCCGTGTTAAAAGGCGTTGCAGGGCTGAGCATTACTCAATTTGAAGAGAACGAAAATGATTTGTTTGGCGATGCCTACGAATTTCTTATTTCCAATTACGCCGCCAACGCAGGCAAATCCGGCGGCGAATTTTTCACGCCTCAGCACGTGTCTAAGCTGATTGCGCAGCTCGCCATGCACGGCCAAACCAGCGTGAATAAAATCTATGACCCTGCGGCGGGGTCGGGTTCCTTGCTGTTACAAGCCAAAAAGCACTTTGATGCGCACATCATAGAAGAGGGCTTTTTTGGCCAAGAGCTCAACCACACCACCTACAACTTGGCGCGGATGAACATGTTTTTGCACAACATCAACTACGACAAGTTTAATATGCAATTGGGCGACACCCTCATTGAGCCACACTTTTTGGACGACAAACCGTTTGATGCCATTGTCTCAAATCCGCCTTATTCGGTGAAATGGATTGGCAGCGACGACCCAACCCTAATCAACGATGATCGCTTTGCCCCCGCTGGTGTGCTGGCGCCCAAATCAAAAGCCGACTTTGCCTTTGTGCTCCATGCATTGAATTACTTATCCAGCAAGGGCCGAGCGGCCATTGTGTGCTTTCCCGGTATTTTCTACCGTGGCGGCGCTGAGCAAAAAATCCGCCAATATCTGATTGATAACAACTACGTCGAAACCGTGATTTCACTGGCACCTAACCTGTTCTTCGGCACCACCATCGCCGTCACTATTTTGGTGTTGTCGAAACACAAACCGGACACCACCACCCAGTTCATCGACGCCAGCGGCCTGTTTAAAAAAGAAACCAACAACAACACCCTGACTAACGAACACATTGAGCAAATCATTCAGATCTTTGCCAGCAAAGACAACGTGGAATACCTTGCCAAATCCGTTGACTTGGATGCCATCGCCGCTAACGATTACAACCTATCCGTCAGCAGCTATGTGGAAGCGAAAGACACCCGTGAAGTCACAAACATTACTGAACTCAATCGAGATCTAAAAACCACCGTCGGCAAAATCGATCAGCTTCGTACTGATATTGACCGCATAGTCAATGAAATAGAAGGCGTTTAG
- a CDS encoding EAL domain-containing protein, with protein MNRPLAYPEGGFFYNTPSHASISILRAFLDLAQALDLETIAEGVETKEMEEALLNIGFTQAQGYFYGKPMTAAKALEFIQSGQQVTH; from the coding sequence ATCAACCGCCCTCTGGCTTACCCAGAGGGCGGTTTTTTTTACAACACGCCATCTCATGCGTCAATCTCCATTTTACGGGCCTTCTTGGATTTAGCCCAAGCGTTGGATCTTGAGACAATCGCTGAAGGCGTTGAGACGAAAGAGATGGAAGAAGCACTGTTAAACATTGGTTTTACACAAGCTCAAGGGTACTTTTATGGTAAGCCAATGACAGCAGCAAAAGCGCTCGAGTTTATACAAAGCGGGCAACAAGTTACACATTGA
- a CDS encoding virulence RhuM family protein — translation MSKDKTDLPALRSSAAEYLTFIAATGEGGVEAIYADEDIWLSQKMMAALYDVNVRTVSEHLKTLFADNELVADAVIRKFRITANDGKNYQTQHYRLSAIIAVGYKVGSERAVQFRKWATEVLNEYTIKGFAMDDERLKNDGSILGKKYFEEQLERIREIRLSERKFYQKMTDIYATAIDYDVTGQVTKRFFATVQNKLHWAIHGQTAAEVVYHRADAGKENMGLTSWKAAPQGKIQTFDVSIAKNYLTDNEIAQLQRLVSAYLDLAEDMALRQIPMTMADWELRLNRFIEATDREVLQDAGKVTAVIAKAHAESEFEKYRIIQDKLYESDFDREVKKLLGHGSNKKDID, via the coding sequence ATGAGCAAGGATAAAACGGATTTACCCGCACTGCGCTCCTCGGCTGCCGAGTACCTTACCTTTATTGCGGCTACGGGTGAAGGTGGCGTTGAAGCGATTTATGCCGATGAGGATATTTGGTTAAGCCAGAAAATGATGGCGGCTTTGTACGATGTGAATGTGCGTACCGTGAGCGAGCACTTAAAAACCCTGTTTGCCGATAACGAATTGGTCGCTGACGCAGTTATCCGGAAATTCCGGATAACTGCCAATGACGGGAAAAACTACCAAACACAGCACTATCGCTTAAGCGCTATTATTGCGGTGGGATATAAGGTGGGTTCCGAGCGTGCGGTGCAATTTCGTAAATGGGCGACTGAGGTGCTTAACGAGTACACCATCAAAGGCTTTGCCATGGACGATGAACGTCTAAAAAATGATGGGTCGATATTGGGCAAAAAGTATTTCGAAGAGCAGCTAGAACGCATTCGTGAAATACGCCTAAGTGAGCGCAAGTTTTACCAAAAAATGACTGATATTTACGCTACCGCAATCGACTATGATGTGACAGGGCAAGTCACCAAGCGCTTTTTCGCCACGGTGCAAAATAAATTGCATTGGGCGATTCATGGTCAAACCGCCGCTGAAGTTGTTTATCATCGTGCAGATGCGGGAAAAGAGAATATGGGGCTAACTTCGTGGAAAGCCGCCCCTCAAGGTAAAATTCAGACATTTGATGTCAGTATTGCTAAGAATTACCTGACTGATAATGAAATTGCACAACTACAACGGTTGGTCAGTGCCTATCTTGATTTGGCAGAAGATATGGCATTAAGGCAAATCCCAATGACGATGGCCGATTGGGAGCTAAGGCTTAATCGTTTTATCGAAGCCACTGACCGCGAAGTGCTGCAAGATGCAGGCAAAGTCACGGCCGTTATTGCAAAAGCCCACGCTGAAAGCGAGTTTGAAAAATACCGCATTATACAAGACAAGTTGTACGAGTCTGACTTTGATCGCGAAGTTAAAAAGTTACTTGGGCATGGAAGTAACAAAAAGGATATAGATTAA
- a CDS encoding restriction endonuclease subunit S: MSHLSYMEKLLDGVRVEWLPLKDVLVRTKGTKITAGQMKILHKDGAPLKIFAGGKTVAFVDFKDIPEKNVNREPSIIVKSRGVIEFEYYEKPFSHKNEMWSYYSDSNSIHIKFIYHFLKLHERYFQGIGSRMQMPQIATPDTDKFLVPIPCPDNPEKSLAIQAEIVRILDAFTKMTAELTAELTAELNLRKKQYHYYRDQLLSFEDGEVEWKTLGDLAENLDSKRKPITSGLRESGEIPYYGASGIVDYVKDYIFDGDYLLVSEDGANLLARNTPIAFSISGKTWVNNHAHVLKFETYAERKYVEYYLNSIDLTPYISGAAQPKLNKKNLESINIPNPAPKEKERIVAILDKFDALTCSIKEGLPREIQLRQKQYEYYRDLLLSFPKPEEAA; encoded by the coding sequence ATGAGCCATTTAAGCTACATGGAAAAGCTGTTGGATGGGGTAAGGGTTGAGTGGCTGCCATTGAAAGACGTTCTGGTACGTACTAAAGGAACAAAAATAACAGCCGGGCAGATGAAAATCCTTCACAAGGATGGAGCACCGTTGAAAATCTTTGCTGGAGGTAAAACTGTTGCCTTCGTGGATTTTAAAGACATACCTGAAAAGAATGTAAATCGAGAGCCCTCGATTATTGTAAAGTCCCGTGGAGTGATTGAGTTCGAATATTACGAAAAGCCGTTCTCACATAAAAATGAGATGTGGTCGTATTACTCGGACAGTAATTCGATCCACATAAAATTCATATACCATTTTTTGAAATTGCATGAACGGTACTTTCAAGGCATCGGTAGCCGAATGCAAATGCCTCAAATTGCAACGCCAGATACGGATAAATTTCTCGTCCCCATTCCATGCCCAGATAACCCAGAAAAATCGCTGGCAATACAAGCTGAAATCGTCCGCATTCTGGACGCATTTACCAAAATGACCGCCGAGCTGACCGCCGAGCTGACCGCCGAGCTTAACCTACGCAAAAAACAATACCACTACTACCGCGACCAGTTGTTGAGTTTTGAAGATGGCGAAGTTGAGTGGAAGACGCTGGGTGACCTTGCAGAAAATCTGGACTCAAAGCGTAAGCCTATAACCAGTGGTCTGAGAGAATCTGGCGAAATTCCATACTACGGTGCATCTGGTATCGTCGATTATGTCAAGGATTACATATTTGACGGTGATTACTTATTAGTCTCTGAGGATGGCGCAAATCTATTAGCCCGTAATACGCCTATAGCATTTAGTATTAGTGGTAAAACATGGGTAAACAATCATGCTCACGTGCTTAAATTTGAAACTTACGCGGAGAGAAAGTACGTTGAATACTATCTGAATAGTATCGACCTAACTCCTTACATTTCTGGAGCAGCCCAACCAAAGTTGAATAAGAAGAACTTGGAAAGTATAAATATTCCAAATCCAGCCCCAAAAGAAAAAGAACGCATTGTGGCTATATTGGATAAGTTTGATGCTTTGACCTGTTCTATTAAAGAAGGTCTCCCCCGCGAAATCCAGTTACGCCAAAAGCAATACGAGTATTACCGTGATCTGTTATTGAGCTTCCCTAAGCCTGAAGAGGCGGCCTGA
- a CDS encoding YhcG family protein produces the protein MADKPVSLSQAPAGYSEWLSDLKTKIHSAQQRATLAVNQELVLLYWQIGQDILTRQAELGWGAKVIERLAHDLRTAFPDMKGFSPRNLKYMRAFAEAWPQVEFVQALLAQLPWYHQLALLDKLDNTDSRTWYAQKAIENNWSRNVLVMQIESNLIQRQGAAVTNFAATLPKPQSDLARESIKDPYRFDFLGLSEAAQEREIENALVQHVTQFLLELGAGFAFVGRQVPLQVGEEEFFIDLLFYHLKLRCYVVIELKTGKFKPEHLGQLSFYMTAIDKQIKTDPDNATIGLLLCKSKDKVVAEYALGDKSQAMGIAEYKLQQALPDVLESKLPSIEQLERELQGEAQ, from the coding sequence ATGGCAGATAAACCCGTTTCTTTAAGCCAAGCCCCCGCAGGCTACAGCGAGTGGTTAAGCGATCTAAAAACAAAAATCCACAGTGCGCAACAACGCGCCACACTGGCGGTAAACCAAGAGTTAGTCTTGCTGTATTGGCAAATTGGCCAAGACATTTTAACCCGCCAAGCTGAGCTTGGCTGGGGTGCCAAAGTGATTGAACGGCTGGCACATGACTTGCGCACGGCATTCCCCGATATGAAAGGCTTTTCACCGCGCAACCTAAAGTATATGCGCGCGTTTGCCGAAGCGTGGCCACAGGTCGAATTTGTGCAAGCGCTGCTTGCACAATTGCCTTGGTATCACCAGTTGGCGCTCTTAGATAAGCTCGATAATACCGATTCACGCACCTGGTACGCGCAAAAAGCTATAGAAAACAACTGGTCGCGCAATGTGTTAGTCATGCAAATAGAATCGAACTTAATCCAGCGCCAAGGGGCAGCCGTCACTAACTTTGCGGCAACCTTACCCAAGCCACAATCCGACCTTGCCCGAGAATCGATTAAAGACCCCTACCGCTTTGACTTTTTAGGGTTAAGCGAAGCCGCCCAAGAGCGTGAAATTGAAAACGCCTTGGTGCAACACGTTACTCAGTTTTTGTTAGAGCTAGGCGCAGGCTTTGCGTTTGTGGGTCGCCAAGTACCGTTGCAAGTAGGCGAAGAAGAGTTTTTTATTGACCTGTTGTTTTATCACCTCAAATTACGTTGTTATGTGGTGATAGAGCTTAAAACCGGAAAATTTAAACCCGAGCATTTAGGGCAATTGAGCTTTTACATGACCGCCATTGATAAGCAAATTAAAACCGACCCAGACAACGCCACCATCGGCTTGCTGCTGTGCAAAAGCAAAGACAAAGTGGTGGCCGAATACGCCCTAGGCGACAAAAGTCAAGCCATGGGCATTGCCGAATACAAATTACAGCAAGCCCTGCCCGACGTGCTGGAGAGCAAATTGCCCAGTATTGAACAGCTAGAGCGCGAATTGCAGGGAGAAGCACAATGA
- a CDS encoding fasciclin domain-containing protein: MLKKLVALPLIVASFMFMSVAHADHHGMKKDIVDVAVENGSFNTLVAAVQAAGLVDTLKSKGPFTVFAPTDAAFAKLPEGTVAMLLKPENKDKLVAVLTYHVVSGAVMAADVVTMDSAPTVQGQSVAINVDGGNVMINNANVVLPNVKASNGVIHVIDTVLLPQ; encoded by the coding sequence ATGTTAAAAAAACTTGTTGCGTTACCACTTATCGTTGCTAGCTTTATGTTCATGTCTGTTGCTCATGCTGATCATCATGGAATGAAAAAAGATATTGTTGATGTTGCGGTTGAGAATGGCTCTTTCAATACGTTAGTCGCGGCGGTACAAGCCGCAGGGCTCGTTGACACACTAAAAAGCAAAGGGCCGTTTACTGTATTCGCGCCAACGGATGCGGCGTTTGCAAAGTTACCAGAAGGCACCGTAGCCATGCTGTTGAAGCCTGAAAACAAAGACAAATTAGTCGCGGTATTAACGTACCATGTTGTCTCTGGCGCGGTCATGGCGGCGGATGTTGTGACTATGGACAGCGCGCCAACGGTGCAAGGTCAGTCAGTGGCGATTAACGTCGATGGCGGCAATGTGATGATCAATAATGCCAATGTTGTTTTGCCCAACGTGAAAGCGAGCAATGGCGTGATTCATGTGATTGATACGGTATTGTTGCCGCAATAA